The following are from one region of the Nostoc cf. commune SO-36 genome:
- a CDS encoding SOS response-associated peptidase: protein MCGRFTLNQSAEALSQVFHVESVPDIAAQHNIAPTQMVVTVLQNPENKKRELKQLHWGLIPSWAKDAGMGAKLINARAETVSEKPSFRSAFKHRRCLVVADGFYEWQRQQGKKQPFYFRLQDEQPFGFAGLWEKWRSPSNEEIISCTILTTAANELLQPIHERMPVILEPQDYDLWLDSQVETPQTLQQLLRPYPASAMTAYPVSTLVNNSRHNSLECIIPLSEKNAPVNQLN, encoded by the coding sequence ATGTGTGGAAGATTTACTTTAAACCAGTCGGCAGAAGCATTATCTCAAGTTTTTCATGTCGAATCGGTTCCAGATATAGCCGCCCAACATAACATTGCACCTACTCAAATGGTGGTAACAGTGTTACAAAATCCCGAAAATAAAAAGCGTGAATTAAAGCAGTTGCATTGGGGCTTAATTCCGTCATGGGCAAAAGATGCAGGGATGGGGGCAAAACTGATTAACGCTAGGGCAGAAACTGTTTCTGAAAAACCCTCTTTTCGTTCGGCTTTTAAGCATCGGCGCTGTTTAGTAGTAGCTGATGGCTTTTATGAGTGGCAACGGCAACAAGGCAAAAAGCAACCGTTTTATTTTCGCCTTCAAGATGAGCAACCCTTCGGCTTTGCAGGGTTGTGGGAAAAATGGCGATCGCCTAGCAACGAAGAAATAATTTCTTGTACAATTTTGACAACGGCAGCTAACGAATTACTCCAACCTATCCACGAGCGGATGCCAGTGATTCTGGAGCCACAAGATTACGATTTATGGCTAGATTCCCAAGTGGAAACGCCCCAAACCCTACAGCAGCTATTGCGTCCATATCCAGCGTCAGCAATGACTGCTTATCCAGTTAGTACTCTGGTAAATAACTCTCGGCATAATAGTTTGGAATGTATCATCCCCCTCAGTGAGAAGAATGCCCCCGTAAATCAGTTAAATTAG
- a CDS encoding CheR family methyltransferase, translating to MTLPKPTLEDIEINLLLEGVYQYYGYDFRNYALSSLKRRIQSFMQLEGLTNVSALQERLLHNRAYLERFLLALTVNVTSMFRDPSFYNNFRNQVIPILQTYPFIRIWHAGCSTGEEVYSMAILLQEEGLYHRCRIYATDTNEKVLQNAKSGIFSLKLMQEYTQLYLKAGGKKSFSEYYTAAYDHAIFRASLRENIVFAQHNLATDSSFNEFNVILCRNVLIYFNQILQKRVHELFYNSLCNFGILGLGRQESIRFTPYEPYYEEIVKGEKIYKKISGG from the coding sequence ATGACATTACCCAAGCCCACCCTGGAGGATATAGAAATAAATCTGCTGTTGGAAGGTGTGTATCAGTACTATGGTTATGACTTTCGCAATTATGCTCTTTCCTCCCTCAAGCGCCGCATTCAAAGCTTCATGCAATTAGAGGGGTTAACAAATGTTTCGGCATTGCAAGAGCGGTTACTTCACAACCGTGCTTATTTGGAACGGTTTTTGCTTGCTCTGACAGTGAATGTAACATCAATGTTTCGTGATCCCAGCTTTTATAATAACTTCAGAAATCAAGTTATTCCCATTTTGCAAACCTATCCATTTATTCGCATTTGGCACGCGGGATGCTCGACTGGTGAAGAAGTTTATTCAATGGCAATTTTATTGCAAGAAGAAGGACTTTACCATCGTTGCCGTATATATGCCACTGATACAAATGAGAAGGTATTACAAAATGCTAAAAGTGGAATTTTCTCTTTGAAACTGATGCAGGAATATACTCAGCTTTATTTAAAAGCTGGCGGTAAAAAGTCTTTCTCAGAATATTATACAGCAGCTTACGATCATGCGATCTTTCGAGCATCCCTAAGAGAAAATATTGTTTTTGCCCAGCATAATTTAGCCACTGATAGCTCTTTTAATGAGTTTAATGTCATCCTTTGTCGTAACGTCCTTATATATTTTAATCAGATACTTCAAAAGCGGGTACACGAACTGTTCTATAATAGCCTCTGTAACTTTGGTATCTTGGGTTTAGGACGACAAGAATCTATCAGGTTTACCCCTTATGAGCCGTATTATGAGGAGATAGTCAAAGGTGAGAAAATATATAAGAAAATTTCAGGTGGTTAA
- a CDS encoding ribosomal maturation YjgA family protein, with protein MRRNPNQTIFIILSALVVIPMGFLFKYYNGPAHHWFNDYGAAVFYEIFWCLFAFWFFRSRAAVVQIPIWVFVITCILEFLQLWHPPLLEQIRATLIGKLLLGTTFVWWDFPHYVLGCILGWLWLRQLQRIGYAQKSQG; from the coding sequence ATGCGTCGAAACCCTAACCAGACAATATTTATTATTCTTTCTGCGCTCGTCGTGATACCGATGGGCTTTTTGTTTAAGTATTACAATGGCCCTGCCCATCACTGGTTTAATGACTACGGGGCAGCTGTATTTTATGAAATATTTTGGTGTCTGTTCGCATTTTGGTTTTTCAGAAGTCGGGCGGCGGTAGTTCAAATTCCTATATGGGTTTTTGTTATCACCTGTATACTAGAATTTTTGCAACTTTGGCATCCGCCACTATTAGAGCAAATTCGCGCCACCTTAATAGGTAAATTGTTACTTGGTACTACCTTTGTTTGGTGGGATTTTCCTCATTATGTATTGGGTTGTATTTTAGGCTGGTTGTGGCTGCGACAATTACAAAGAATAGGTTATGCACAAAAAAGTCAAGGTTAA
- a CDS encoding DUF58 domain-containing protein yields MVPSRRIYLLLVLGIALAPLLSLLLTIRTTIVITVIFDAIVLGLMVVDGLRVRRSRVQIIRELPSRLSIGRDNPVVLKVTSRNTNAQIEISDYCPTGFGVSAPTLSAIVPSNSTEELMYTVHPTQRGEFPWGNIQVRQLGLWGLAWDDWQIPQSLPVKVYPDLVGLRSLTIRLTLQSSGSMRQSRQTGIGTEFAELRNYRTGDDLRFIDWKATARRVGAYGNATPLVRVLEPEQEQTLLILLDRGRLMTAKVQGLQRFDWGLNATLSLALAGLHRGDRVGVGVFDRQIHTWIPPERGQHHLNQLIDRLTPIQPVLLESDYLGAVTNVVQRQTRRALVVVITDLIDVTASTELLAALSKLAPRYLPFCVTLRDPQVDRLANTFTDDVPGAYTRAVALDLLMQRQVAYAQLKQKGVLVLDAPANQIADQLVERYLQLKARNQL; encoded by the coding sequence ATGGTTCCTTCCAGACGGATTTATTTATTATTAGTTTTGGGTATAGCACTCGCCCCGCTCCTATCCTTATTGCTCACCATTAGAACAACCATCGTCATCACTGTAATATTTGATGCCATCGTTCTCGGACTAATGGTTGTAGATGGTTTACGGGTGCGGCGTTCTCGTGTGCAAATTATCCGCGAATTACCATCACGATTATCCATTGGGCGGGATAATCCTGTGGTGCTGAAGGTGACATCACGAAATACCAACGCCCAAATTGAAATCAGCGACTATTGCCCAACAGGGTTTGGCGTGTCTGCACCTACACTGAGCGCCATTGTTCCCAGTAACAGCACTGAAGAATTAATGTATACCGTCCACCCGACACAACGGGGAGAGTTTCCTTGGGGAAACATTCAAGTACGACAGTTGGGACTTTGGGGATTAGCTTGGGATGATTGGCAAATTCCCCAAAGTTTACCAGTGAAAGTTTATCCTGATTTAGTGGGATTGCGATCGCTCACAATTCGTCTGACACTGCAATCATCAGGATCAATGCGCCAATCTCGCCAAACTGGTATCGGTACAGAGTTTGCCGAACTACGAAACTATCGCACTGGTGATGATTTGCGGTTTATTGATTGGAAAGCTACCGCCCGTCGGGTTGGCGCTTATGGTAATGCAACGCCACTGGTGAGAGTTCTAGAACCAGAACAGGAACAAACATTACTGATTTTACTTGATCGTGGACGGTTGATGACAGCAAAAGTGCAGGGTTTGCAGCGATTCGACTGGGGTTTGAATGCAACTTTATCCTTAGCATTGGCAGGTTTACATCGAGGCGATCGCGTGGGTGTTGGTGTATTTGACCGTCAGATACATACGTGGATTCCCCCAGAACGCGGTCAACACCATTTGAATCAGCTAATTGATCGCCTGACTCCAATTCAACCAGTATTATTGGAATCTGATTATTTGGGTGCGGTGACAAATGTTGTGCAGCGACAAACTCGGAGAGCGCTTGTAGTAGTAATTACCGATTTAATTGACGTTACTGCCTCTACAGAACTCCTAGCTGCACTCTCCAAACTAGCACCCCGCTATCTCCCGTTTTGCGTAACTCTGCGAGATCCGCAAGTTGATCGTCTCGCAAACACCTTTACAGATGATGTTCCAGGTGCTTATACCCGTGCAGTGGCACTAGATTTATTAATGCAACGACAAGTAGCTTATGCCCAACTGAAACAAAAAGGTGTATTAGTACTAGATGCACCAGCAAATCAAATTGCAGATCAGTTGGTTGAGCGATATTTACAACTCAAAGCGCGAAATCAACTTTAG
- a CDS encoding LmeA family phospholipid-binding protein, translating to MPESPGLGEQALNKAAEVGLSSQLDEVENLDVNIKTDPLKLVQGEVDAVTIQGEGLVMQKDLRMEELQMQMTSVAINPLNVAFGKIELTKPTEAQAQVVLTEADINRAFNSEYVRLQLQSQKIHINGQLRTIETQYVDFRLPGNGKVALNASMKLVETGENQQVAFSAVPKVSSNGKTVALENIEYGESEEISPELTKALIDETSEILNLSNFDLEGMSLQVNQLKVEVGKLTLQAEAYIEKIPSA from the coding sequence ATGCCAGAAAGCCCTGGGTTAGGAGAACAGGCGCTGAACAAAGCGGCAGAAGTAGGATTATCTAGCCAGTTAGATGAAGTAGAAAATTTAGATGTAAATATCAAAACAGATCCCTTAAAACTGGTTCAGGGAGAAGTGGATGCAGTGACTATTCAGGGTGAAGGTTTGGTAATGCAAAAAGACCTCCGTATGGAGGAATTACAAATGCAAATGACTAGTGTGGCAATTAATCCCCTGAATGTGGCTTTTGGCAAAATTGAACTCACTAAACCTACTGAAGCTCAGGCACAGGTTGTATTAACCGAAGCTGATATCAATCGTGCCTTCAATTCTGAATATGTGCGTTTGCAACTGCAAAGCCAAAAAATACATATTAACGGGCAACTCAGAACTATTGAGACTCAATATGTAGACTTCCGGCTACCTGGTAATGGGAAAGTGGCACTAAATGCCAGCATGAAATTAGTAGAAACTGGTGAAAATCAGCAAGTTGCTTTTTCCGCAGTCCCCAAAGTCAGCAGCAATGGAAAAACTGTTGCTCTGGAAAATATCGAGTATGGCGAAAGTGAGGAGATATCGCCAGAGTTGACAAAAGCTTTAATAGATGAAACTAGCGAAATTCTAAATTTGAGTAACTTTGATTTAGAAGGAATGAGTTTGCAAGTTAACCAACTAAAAGTAGAAGTAGGCAAATTAACCCTACAAGCTGAAGCTTATATTGAAAAGATTCCTTCAGCTTAA
- a CDS encoding DUF2231 domain-containing protein, with protein METTDTTETSSTPFPNIPPVIESNDSEYRDTGVPSTVAIAGHPLHPLTVIFPIAFLAAALGSDIGYWLTRDFFWARASFWLIGLGLGLGLIAAATGLSDFLKIERVRKRTAGWVHLILNVSILSLSLINFLLRLGDVESRIVPWGLLISLVVGTLTSASGWFGAELSYRHKIGVVGAGSRRYP; from the coding sequence ATGGAAACTACAGACACAACCGAAACAAGTTCAACGCCTTTCCCCAATATTCCACCAGTTATTGAAAGTAACGACAGTGAGTATCGTGATACTGGTGTACCTAGTACAGTTGCGATCGCCGGACATCCCCTACATCCCCTGACTGTAATCTTTCCCATCGCCTTTTTAGCCGCCGCCTTGGGAAGCGATATCGGTTATTGGTTAACTCGTGATTTCTTTTGGGCTAGAGCTTCATTCTGGTTAATCGGACTCGGATTAGGTTTAGGCTTAATCGCAGCAGCAACCGGTCTGAGCGACTTTTTGAAAATTGAACGAGTTCGCAAGCGTACCGCAGGTTGGGTACATTTGATACTTAACGTTTCTATCCTGTCTTTATCACTTATTAACTTTCTCCTGCGTTTGGGCGACGTTGAGTCCCGAATAGTACCTTGGGGACTGTTAATTTCGCTCGTTGTTGGGACACTGACTAGTGCTTCCGGCTGGTTTGGTGCTGAACTCTCTTATCGCCATAAAATTGGTGTAGTGGGTGCTGGTAGCAGAAGATACCCATAA
- a CDS encoding AAA family ATPase yields MSETHPILIRLGQGLNQVIVGQSSLIQQLLVALLAGGHVILEGVPGTGKTLLVKVLAQLIQGEFRRIQLTPDVLPSDITGTNIFDLNSRNFTLKKGPIFTEVLLADEINRTPPKTQAALLEAMEEMQVTLDGESLPLPDLFWVIATQNPLEFEGTYPLPEAQLDRFLFKLVVDYPDQAAEKQMLLNRQAGFSARRLDISRLKPIATVADILQARQAVKEVKVSEAIVDYLLALVRTSRQYPDLTLGASPRAAGAWLQTSQALAWLAGRDFVTPDDVKAVASPLLRHRLILKPEAMLDGLQMDAVIASVINQVPVPR; encoded by the coding sequence ATGAGCGAAACTCATCCTATCTTAATTCGTCTTGGTCAAGGTTTGAATCAAGTAATTGTTGGACAATCGAGTTTAATACAACAACTTTTAGTAGCACTGCTAGCGGGTGGACACGTAATTTTAGAAGGAGTACCGGGAACTGGTAAAACCCTACTAGTAAAAGTTTTGGCGCAGTTAATTCAAGGAGAGTTTCGCCGGATTCAACTAACACCAGATGTCTTACCTTCAGATATTACTGGTACAAATATTTTTGACTTGAATAGCCGCAATTTCACTTTGAAAAAAGGGCCAATATTTACCGAAGTGCTGTTAGCAGACGAAATCAACCGTACTCCTCCCAAGACACAAGCGGCGCTACTAGAAGCAATGGAAGAGATGCAGGTAACATTGGATGGTGAAAGTTTGCCCTTACCAGATTTATTTTGGGTGATTGCAACGCAAAATCCTCTGGAATTTGAGGGGACTTATCCCTTACCAGAGGCGCAGTTGGACAGATTTTTATTTAAGCTGGTGGTAGATTACCCAGATCAAGCTGCGGAAAAGCAAATGTTACTGAATCGTCAGGCTGGGTTTTCAGCACGGCGCTTGGATATCAGCCGTTTGAAACCAATCGCAACAGTAGCCGACATTTTGCAAGCGCGACAAGCAGTCAAAGAGGTTAAAGTATCAGAAGCGATCGTTGATTATTTGTTGGCGTTGGTGAGAACATCTCGTCAATATCCCGATTTAACTTTGGGTGCATCGCCTCGCGCCGCCGGTGCTTGGTTGCAGACATCTCAAGCATTAGCGTGGTTAGCTGGCAGAGATTTTGTCACGCCAGATGATGTTAAAGCAGTTGCATCGCCTCTGCTACGTCATCGCCTTATTTTGAAACCAGAAGCAATGCTGGATGGTTTACAAATGGATGCGGTAATTGCGTCGGTAATTAACCAAGTACCAGTTCCAAGGTGA
- a CDS encoding GNAT family N-acetyltransferase yields the protein MTIRHATETDLPAIVAIYNTAIPSRMATADLEPVSVESRLAWFKGRSPSQRPLWVIEVDGIIAGWLSFQSFYGRPAYNKTAEISIYIAPSFHRCGLGRQLLAQAISESPSLGIKSLVCFIFAHNQPSLKLFETFGFQRWGHLPKIAELDSLEQDLVIMGLRISKSVV from the coding sequence ATGACCATTCGCCATGCGACTGAAACTGACTTGCCTGCAATTGTGGCAATTTACAACACTGCAATTCCTAGCCGCATGGCAACCGCTGACTTAGAACCAGTATCTGTGGAAAGTCGCCTTGCTTGGTTCAAAGGGCGATCGCCTTCACAACGACCACTTTGGGTAATCGAAGTAGACGGAATAATTGCTGGATGGCTTAGTTTCCAATCCTTTTATGGACGACCCGCCTATAATAAGACTGCCGAAATTAGTATTTACATAGCCCCTAGCTTTCATCGGTGCGGTTTGGGACGACAACTCTTAGCACAAGCAATTAGTGAAAGTCCTAGTTTGGGTATAAAAAGCCTAGTATGCTTCATTTTTGCCCACAATCAGCCCAGTTTAAAACTCTTTGAAACATTTGGTTTTCAACGCTGGGGACATTTGCCTAAAATTGCCGAACTTGACAGTCTTGAACAAGATTTAGTGATCATGGGACTGCGAATTAGTAAATCTGTTGTTTAA
- a CDS encoding glutathione S-transferase family protein: MELLHLYDFLPSGNGYKIRLLLTQLGMPFERIELNILKGETRTPEFLSKNPNGKIPVLEIEPGKYLAESNAILVYLSEGTEFFPYDRFLRAQVLQWLCFEQYSHEPFIAKSRFLISILGKTEEYSETIKEKREPGYAALNLMEKHLMSHIFFVGERYTIADIALFAYTHVADEGGFDLTQFPAIQAWIERVKSQPSYISITQA; this comes from the coding sequence ATGGAACTACTACATTTGTACGATTTTTTACCTTCTGGCAATGGTTATAAGATACGTCTTTTATTAACACAACTAGGTATGCCTTTTGAAAGAATAGAGCTTAACATCTTGAAAGGCGAGACTCGAACACCAGAATTTTTAAGTAAAAATCCCAACGGTAAAATACCTGTTTTGGAAATCGAGCCAGGAAAATATTTGGCAGAATCAAATGCCATATTAGTTTATCTGAGTGAGGGTACAGAGTTCTTCCCTTACGATCGCTTTTTACGAGCGCAGGTGCTGCAATGGTTATGTTTTGAACAATATAGTCATGAGCCTTTTATTGCCAAATCAAGATTTTTGATTTCTATTTTAGGTAAAACTGAAGAATATAGCGAAACTATCAAGGAAAAACGTGAACCTGGTTATGCAGCACTTAACTTGATGGAAAAACATTTAATGTCTCACATTTTTTTTGTGGGAGAGCGTTACACGATTGCTGATATCGCCTTGTTCGCTTACACTCATGTAGCTGATGAAGGTGGGTTCGATTTGACACAATTTCCTGCTATTCAAGCTTGGATAGAAAGAGTCAAATCTCAACCAAGTTATATAAGTATTACGCAAGCATAA
- a CDS encoding DUF4350 domain-containing protein produces MKRSNRLAWMGAIALAAIVLLSLFVAPNNTKINTGSTYNRASDGYGAWYAFMQQQGISIKRWQKPFSDIQPENTSVTFLQISGDTRQTTLDSQEREWVEKGNTLVILGAGARVTEVEFSTMQKSSQGDIKVDTRRRYEKANSQQVDLGDRFGAVVWEESYKQGKVIFSTTPYLAANAYQDYLNNFKYLASLVTEKGNTIFVDEYIHGYKDADVREKESEGDLFSFFAKTPIFPILVQVGILLLVLIWAQNRRFGKPVALDIPVVDNSEAYIQALAGVLQKADTTDFVVEMVGKQEQLQLQKALGLGQVLLEREALINFWIQKTGASAAELDTVLKLQSRKQPISEQDLLSWLRKWQNIRLIRNL; encoded by the coding sequence ATGAAACGTTCAAATCGCCTTGCTTGGATGGGAGCGATCGCACTCGCTGCGATCGTTTTACTTAGTTTGTTCGTGGCTCCTAATAATACTAAAATTAACACTGGCTCTACTTACAACCGCGCCTCTGATGGTTATGGTGCTTGGTATGCTTTTATGCAACAGCAGGGAATTTCTATCAAGCGCTGGCAAAAGCCTTTTAGTGATATTCAGCCAGAAAATACCTCAGTTACCTTCTTACAAATAAGCGGCGATACAAGGCAGACGACACTGGATAGTCAAGAGCGTGAGTGGGTAGAAAAAGGGAATACTTTAGTAATTTTGGGTGCAGGGGCGCGGGTTACAGAAGTGGAATTTAGCACTATGCAGAAATCTTCCCAAGGTGATATTAAAGTTGATACACGTAGACGATATGAAAAAGCTAACTCCCAGCAAGTTGATTTAGGCGATCGCTTTGGTGCTGTTGTCTGGGAAGAAAGTTATAAACAAGGAAAGGTGATTTTTTCTACCACTCCTTATTTAGCCGCTAACGCTTACCAAGATTATTTAAATAATTTCAAGTATCTAGCTAGTTTGGTTACTGAAAAAGGTAACACCATATTTGTCGATGAATACATCCACGGTTATAAAGATGCCGATGTCAGGGAGAAAGAAAGCGAAGGAGATTTATTTAGTTTTTTTGCTAAAACTCCTATATTTCCAATATTGGTGCAGGTAGGTATTTTGTTATTGGTGCTAATTTGGGCGCAGAATCGCCGCTTTGGTAAGCCAGTAGCTTTAGATATACCAGTTGTAGATAACAGCGAGGCATACATCCAAGCGTTAGCGGGAGTGTTGCAGAAAGCTGATACCACCGACTTTGTTGTTGAGATGGTGGGTAAACAAGAACAACTACAACTCCAAAAAGCCTTGGGGTTAGGGCAAGTACTTTTAGAACGTGAAGCCTTGATCAACTTCTGGATACAAAAAACAGGCGCAAGTGCAGCAGAACTAGATACAGTTTTAAAGCTACAATCTCGCAAACAACCCATCAGTGAACAAGACCTGTTAAGCTGGTTGAGAAAATGGCAAAACATTAGATTAATTCGTAATTTGTAA
- a CDS encoding HD domain-containing protein — translation MLSERFTTALTYATQLHANQVRKGSGVPYIAHLLGVTSIALEYGANEDEAIAALLHDAIEDQGGAATREEIRRRFGDNVTAIVDGCTDADTTPKPPWRERKEAYIAHIPTASPSVLLVSLADKLYNAQSILKDYRLLGESVWERFHGRKEGTLWYYRALVDAFRKTGTTIIIDELERVVAQIDVLASK, via the coding sequence ATGCTATCAGAACGTTTTACCACAGCCCTCACCTACGCCACCCAACTGCACGCCAATCAAGTTCGTAAAGGTTCGGGTGTGCCCTACATTGCCCATCTATTAGGTGTCACCAGTATTGCTTTAGAATACGGTGCAAATGAAGATGAAGCGATCGCAGCCCTATTACACGATGCGATCGAAGATCAAGGTGGCGCTGCAACACGCGAGGAAATTCGCCGCCGCTTTGGTGACAATGTAACGGCAATTGTAGATGGTTGTACTGATGCTGATACAACTCCAAAACCCCCTTGGCGAGAACGCAAGGAGGCATATATTGCTCATATTCCTACCGCTTCTCCATCAGTTCTGCTTGTGTCGTTAGCAGATAAACTTTACAACGCCCAGTCTATTCTCAAAGACTATCGCCTTTTGGGCGAATCAGTTTGGGAACGTTTTCACGGGCGTAAAGAAGGAACTCTTTGGTATTATCGGGCGCTTGTGGATGCTTTTAGGAAGACTGGAACCACTATAATCATTGACGAATTAGAACGGGTTGTGGCACAAATTGACGTGTTAGCATCTAAATAA
- the truB gene encoding tRNA pseudouridine(55) synthase TruB produces the protein MLFQGFLNLNKPFGWTSHDCVARVRKLLRLKRVGHAGTLDPAATGVLPIALGKATRLLQYLPENKAYKATIRLGVRTTTDDLEGEIIHSQACPGLSLAQVKTALAQFAGKIEQIPPSYSAIQVDGKRLYDLARKGEIVEVPVRTVEIFHTEVLDWREGDFPELDVAIACGSGTYIRAIARDLGAILETGGTLAALIRTQSSGFNLTDSLTLSDLETKLEGGTFQPTISDIALQHLSSVTLPATSAQKWCQGQRVSLNCDIAGIVRVYEEETRFLGIGQLQDEVLVPQMVFEPIS, from the coding sequence GTGTTATTTCAAGGTTTTCTCAACTTAAACAAACCATTTGGCTGGACTTCCCACGACTGCGTAGCACGGGTGCGAAAATTATTGCGCCTCAAGCGTGTAGGACATGCGGGAACCTTAGATCCAGCAGCTACGGGGGTCTTACCGATCGCACTTGGTAAGGCTACAAGATTATTACAATATCTGCCAGAAAACAAAGCTTACAAGGCTACGATTCGCTTGGGTGTGCGTACCACAACGGATGATTTAGAAGGTGAAATTATTCATTCTCAAGCGTGTCCTGGATTGAGTTTGGCACAGGTGAAAACTGCGCTGGCACAATTTGCAGGTAAGATTGAGCAAATACCACCGAGTTACAGTGCAATTCAAGTGGATGGTAAACGCCTCTATGACTTAGCACGCAAAGGTGAAATAGTGGAAGTTCCAGTACGGACAGTGGAAATTTTTCACACAGAAGTTTTGGACTGGAGAGAAGGGGATTTTCCAGAATTGGATGTGGCGATCGCCTGTGGTTCTGGTACATATATTAGAGCGATCGCTCGTGACTTAGGTGCAATTTTAGAAACTGGTGGCACTCTTGCGGCTTTGATTCGCACCCAAAGTAGTGGCTTCAATTTAACAGATAGTCTCACTTTGAGCGACTTAGAAACTAAACTCGAAGGCGGGACATTTCAACCTACTATCTCTGATATCGCCTTACAACATTTGTCATCTGTGACTTTACCAGCAACATCTGCTCAAAAATGGTGTCAAGGTCAGCGAGTTTCTCTCAATTGTGATATTGCTGGGATAGTGCGAGTTTATGAAGAAGAGACTCGCTTTTTGGGTATTGGACAATTACAAGATGAAGTGTTAGTTCCTCAAATGGTTTTTGAACCGATTTCTTAG
- a CDS encoding DUF167 domain-containing protein, whose product MHKKVKVKPNSKQQKIEEQSDGSLIVYLKSPPVDGKANEELIKLLAEKFDVPKSHIRIKSGLSSRQKLIEIDIDT is encoded by the coding sequence ATGCACAAAAAAGTCAAGGTTAAACCTAATTCAAAACAGCAAAAGATTGAAGAACAATCTGATGGCAGCTTAATTGTGTATTTAAAATCGCCGCCAGTTGATGGGAAAGCTAATGAAGAGTTAATTAAACTACTAGCAGAGAAATTTGATGTACCCAAATCTCATATTAGAATTAAATCAGGTTTGTCTTCTCGCCAAAAGCTAATAGAAATTGATATAGATACTTAG